The following DNA comes from Clarias gariepinus isolate MV-2021 ecotype Netherlands chromosome 7, CGAR_prim_01v2, whole genome shotgun sequence.
tgagtgagtgagtgagtgagtgagtgagtgtgagtgagtgagtgagtgagtgtgagtgagtgtgagtgagtgagtgtgagtgagtgagtgtgagtgagtgtgagtgagtgagtgagtgagtgagtgtgagtgagtgtgagtgagtgagtgagtgtgagtgagtgagtgagtgagtgagtgagtgtgagtgagtgagtgagtgagtgtgagtgagtgagtgtgagtgagtgtgagtgagtgtgagtgagtgagtgagtgagtgagtgagtgtgagtgagtgagtgagtgagtgagtgtgagtgagtgagtgagtgtgagtgagtgtaagtgagtgagtgagtgagtgagtgagtgagtgtgagtgagtgtgagtgagtgagtgagtgagtgagtgagtgagtgtgagtgagtgagtgagtgagtgtgagtgagtgagtgtgagtgagtgagtgagtgagtgtgagtgagtgagtgagtgagtgtgagtgagtgtgagtgagtgagtgtgagtgagtgagtgagtgagtgtgagtgagtgagtgagtgagtggttttagattactaaattattattactaatataaaaaaaaatacaataaaacaaataaagcatGAAAATTACGACAAAAGCTGAGTTAGGCCGATCTGTCTTTGCTTTGCTTTAAGCCATAAACAAATGCCTAAGCTGATGGAAAATGTATTACATGTCTCCCTTATCAGGaaattgatatttaaaaaaactgcatGATTTCTTTTCCAGTGGATAAATTATGGATTAAAAATAGACTTTACTTACAACTATATCTTCTTTACACACTGTGCAACATTTTTAATCCAGCAAATCAGCCCAGAGACATTTCaactatttaaaattgttttatcatTTGACAGCTTTGCCATTTAACCaaacttatttcttttttcgtAATCTGTCTTCAGGTTTTTGACCTTTTCAGGTCCTGCTATGCTGCCAAACatttacttattcatttatttattatttgcatgAGTCTAAATAACTTTTACTTACTCCTTTTTCTTTCAGTGATTATAagtcatttacagtatatgttgctgttcctttgtacacttaaactttcataGAGTTTTGTGGATGACATTAAATGGTAATGAGCTATATTTTGAGTTCGTGCTTTGTAAAAACAgctaaatcaataataataataataataataataataataatgtgagtgagtgaaagaataaaaatcatGGCTGGctagaaaatatttttcagcGATGTGAAACAAAACAGCACCACACACAGCAACAGAGCTGCACTTTTTTACATTATGATGATTATGGCTTgaagctaatgaaaacccaaaattcggTATCTCATAACATTTGAATATTACTTAAGACAAattgaaaaagatttttaacactGAAATGTTGGAttactgaaaagtatgaacataTACAGCACTCAATACTCCCTTTTCATgtattactgcagcaatgcggCGTGGCGTGGAGGCGTTCAGTCTGTGGCACGATCTGAGGTGTTATGGGAGCCTAGGTTGCTCTAATAGCGGTCTTCTGCATTGTTGGGTCTATTGTGTCACATCTTCCTCTTCACAGTACCCCAGAGATTCTCTATGGGTTTTAGGCCAggcgagtttgctggccaatcaagcataGAGATACCATGTTTCTTAAACCAgatattagtacttttggcagtgtgggcaggtgccaagtcacgatggaaaatgaaatcagcaccTCCATTAAGCTGTTCCCAACCCCGATCTGGTCCTGTGGGGTTCCTTgcactgcacattttagtgttttttttgtttgtttgtttcggGTTTTTTTGGCCcccagcacacctgatttatttaagtattatcggctatttattatttattaacagcACTAAATAGAAGTGGGTGTAAATGAGCAGGTACTGTAAGTGGCTGTAACGGAGCAGGGAAACCAATACAATGGCATGGCAGAGGGTAGAGGGCTTCTGCGGGACCAGGGAaacactggtttaaaaaaatatatattaaatttagtttttctttatataaggatatataaaaaatacacagtATAAGGGTCAGGAttagggcatctgccaaatgccaataaaatgtaaatgtaaagcagTTGAGTAAgcaattgttgttgttggtagtgttggtggtgttggtggtggtaATAGTTTTGATTTCTTGCATGCATAAggaatttgtcattttttcctgAAAATTACCCAAAAAATGTTTGGCACCATTTGGTCCAACACTTCAGAGGTCATCTCTGTGCTAAAACCATCAACATTGCATTATGCAAATAATAAAAGTGCAAAGACATCTACAAGGAGAAAAAGGCCAAGTGCAGCGCAATTTAATGCTCCTGACTTTCAGCAGGGCCGTGAAGGATGTTTTCAATTAGAAGCGAGATAATTTCATTCATTGTTACACGCGCTGAAATTGCACTTTTACAAGCTTGACTGACTCCCTATTTCAGAGCTGCAGGTTAATGAGTCATGTACATTGAGCACATGCACTGGAACGTCCTCTAAACAGACTGACACAAGTTGCTTAAACCTGTGCCTTTGGTCTTAAAGGAATAGACTCCTACTTTTAACCAATGTGATTTAGCCATTGCATGGAGATATTTTGTTCTTTAGAGGAGGCATCTGTACCTTTAAGAAGGATGAAATATTTCAGTCTTGAGCCACCACCCCCCTGTCTATCCCCACTAACTCGCAAAGACACTCCCTCCGGTCGCATTTATGTACCAGTGCTGCTATTCTCTGCATCTTTGAAAGAGACTGGAGTGCTGACTTTGTCTCTTAAAtaaatactactaataaaaaaccTTAAAAGAACAGGGTGCGTGTCCCAAGCCAGCCTGAAGGACTAAGAAGGAAAGCAACATTTCCATTAGAGATGCTGCTTCAAGGGTTTTGAGCACAGAGAAAAGAAGACTGGAGAGCATGGAAGAGGAGCAGAGAGCACTACGAAAGAGTAAAGTTATATCTTGaattcaaaatttattaaaaataagaagAGAGTTATCTGCCTAAATGATGGCTAATATCTTGTAATCAGACTTACAAGAGGAGTGGTTCTAAAGTTCATCAAGACCACGttgtaaaatttgtttttcgGTGGCAAATCTTCAGGACTCCAAAGAAGAGATAATGACTTTTGGCTTACAGATAAAGGACATTTGAAGCATCACATTAAGATCTGGTAAATCAGTTCTGTCTCAATTTGCTCTTTGATTTGTCCAAGCAGTTTTTGGATTATTTGTTTGGATGATGTTTTTTgccattaatgttttttttccatgtagACTATTGTTAATTTTGGACTAAGTAAAATTAGACTGTTGAAACTGATGTTACAAAAAGagacattaataaattaattgaaatctttctaactgaaaaaaaaattggaaatgcGGGAATGATCAGGATTTTATGCCTGGAATCATTTCAAAGACTTATGTTGACTACTTAAAGCTCCTGAGGTTACAGAAGAAGTGTGCTTATGGATCTGAGCATCACGCATGATGAGCATCTACCCTTCCCGGGTGAGACAACTACTGCTCACCACACCTCTGCACCTCCTGCCCTGCCCTCCCACAGCCCGATCTTAAAGCAAGGGCTTGCGGCAGGTTTTAAGAGGGTTTGTCGGACAGACGAGGATAGCCCGAGCCCATTTCCGGGGTTGCTTCCAGGCATCTTGGAGATGAGAGTAAAAGAAGGCAGCAAGATCCGTAACCTGATGGGCTTTGCAATGGCGAGGATGCAGTGCGAAGAAGGAGGCAGCAAACAGGTCGGGCTGAGGCAGGTGGTGTTCACCGGTTCGGGCCGAGCAGTCACCAAAACCATCACCTGCGTCGAGATAATGAAGAGGAAAGTGGGTGGACTCCACCAGCTGACCAAGCTATGCTACAAAGGTGTTCGGGAGGTGTGGGAGAGTCAGGAAGGAGGCAGTGCTAAAATGACCGTTCACAGGACTGTACCCTCTATCAGTATCCTTCTCTCTAAGGACCCATTGAACCCTCTCGAGCCAGGATATCAGCCTCCTGAGATGCAGAGCGCTCTCTGGGAGGAAAGACAAGATAGTGATGCAGTGTGTGTTGATGCAGGAAAAAGGCAGTTTGACTACACTGTCACACAGAGTGAGACACAGCCAAAACGATTCTGTCATCAAGGTGGAATCTCCATCAATTAAGTATTCTGACTAGTGGTAGGATTAGCCAGATGATTACTTGCTGAAATTATAAACCTATTGCAAAGGAAATTTGAAGGTAGTTTCTTTGCACATTTTATAAGACTATCACAGATTGTGATTTTAGCTGATTgacatgctacagtatgtatcaaGCCTTGACCTGGACTGGATCAATTTATCTTATTATTTCTGTTACAGCATATATCCACTTGGAAATCACTTTATCATGCTTGGACTTCTTCCTGCTCAATGTTGGTTGGCTTTATCCTTAATGTTTCCATGGATTTCActagtgttaaaaaataatttcttttgtaATTAACATCTGAATATCCTTTTCTAAGTGGCACAAACTCTTCTGCATTAAAGTGCACAGTTGACTTTACACTAGgatcaaataaatcaaatgaaataacactaatttataatgtaatagGAAAGCTCTCATTATTATAACAATGAAAATGCACAAACATTCCCACAAACATAACATGGATACTATGTTAAAtggaaaattaaataatttaaagagaaaaatttTTGTGAAGAAAATGAATTATAAAGAAACGCAAAAAATATGTGCACAAGATTAAGTTTCATTGTTCATATTTTAGAGAATATATCAAATGtaatgtttgttgttgttgtctttgttgtttttgttgtgggACGGGGCAAAGTATTACAATTATGCATAAATTTGATGACTCTGTGGTGGAGCAAACAAATGTTCAAGGCTAAATGTAcaagtcaataataataataataataataataataataataataatcatcatcctcattatcCATATTTGAgtgtaatgcatttattttagtgTCAGTTCTATCCTCACCAAGCATCAGCTTAAAAAATCCCactaactaaataaagaaaattatatttcttgATCGGTATCAAATATATAAAGCTTTCTGAGGCAGATCAAAGCCTACATGCTCTTAGAACCGACTTTGCTGCAGTGGTTATAGATACAGGGTGTTAAGATAGGACATCCATCATTTTAGGGCAAAGATGACAGCGTGTCTATGGGGCATCTCATCCTAGGGAAGTTCTTGAACCATGAGTGActttgtattacatttttttttttttttttttttttggtgtaaccTGAGGATATTTTTTAGGATCGTGATGAAAATCTCTGAGGCTTGAAGAACACTTAATGCGTTTAATTTATCGCTCACACCCATGTAATGGATTTGACAGTATACTGCAATGAGCAGTTAGTACTTGCAGTCTCGTTATGGCGTAGCTTTTGCCTGTGGATGAAATACAAAGCAATTCTTGGAAGCATCGAATGGTATTTGAGTGGTCTTTAATGGTTTCCAGAGGTTCTATTGTCTTCCGTAGACATACAATTAACCTCCGTGTTCAGCTcgggaaaataaaagaaaatgctgTGCTGAACCGAGGGCTTGGGAGTGTCAAGCAATCGCATTTGCTAAAGAACTcgaatggaacaaacttcagaATGCTGAGGACAGACTAAAGGTTATCTGGGAGTGTTTATCGCTGACTTAACAGCTTTCACCCTGCACGGTGCTGTCCTATAGGGACTCTGTTTCTTTCACATACATACCTTACATCGACTGATAGCTTTAAGATACAAATTGGGCGGTAAAGTTATAAGGCTAAGGAAATGAGCTTAGCAAAATAGTCATTAGAAGTGAGGTAGATTATTCCATTCACACCGCAGCGCACAATGCCATAACTAAAAGTGTGATTGTGTAATATGACAAATATATAAGCCGATCTGTCTCTATAAACTGAGTGCATTTTAATGCCGCACAATTAATTGCAAAAGCTAAATCACATATTTGGGAAGTTTGACAATAATTTtgatatttatcattttttatatatttttttgttagataaataaatattggtaaTCATCCTTCTAATGAGATCATTTGATTTCGTATTTTCTGTTAGGCTAGAGAAATATGTTTTAATACcaaatggtacatttaatacttaaaatcttacagtttatttttaatccaTAAATTCCCCATGGTTTTAACTTTCATCATTtaaatgatatatatttttattcatacttaattttaattattgtttattaagttTACTAAGCAGCACatttgtgtagtggttagcactgtggcctcgcacctccagggttgagggttcaaagagtttgcatgctctctctgtgtttagtgggtttcctccattaTTTTGAGCTCttaattttgaaataataataataataatctcaatttttgcattttgcagAAAGTGAGACTAAAGTAATGAAATAGTTATTtgtgaaaagaacaaaaaaataataacacactaATGAGGCTTtgatgattgtgtatgtgaagTCATATATGAAATGTTGATGAAGTaaaaggataataataataataataataataataataataataataataagatgaagaagaagaagaagaattgcAAATTTAATGGTCATGCCCTTTCCGCCATGGTTGAAAATAAATTCAGGTGACCCTCTGATAACAGTGCGCACTTTTTTATTTGGTCTCTTTCTTTCACCCACTCTGCgctctccatctctccctctctttctttagcGGATAGGACCGAGGGCTCTAGGTTGGTGTGGTAGTTCACTATCTCCCTCCTTCCAGATGGCACAGTCTTTTCTTATCTAGAAGAATGGCCACTGCCTCAATTTTTCACACTCTCTTATCTCAAAATCCTTTAAATTGAATATTTACTGGGCTGATGTTTACAGCCAGTGTTTGACTGCTCAAGGCACtgttctctcactctctcgctaGGACAGACTAAGGAGGGCATTTTTCACTCTTATTTTCTCTCGCTTTCATTTTTTCTCATTCCCTTTTTGCCCATTCTCTTTAATAAGACATTCTCCTGTTAGATAATAAGACTAACTGACTATTTGCTACACTGTAAAAAGCATTCAGTCTAAATAGATGTAAATTAATGTTTAGCTGGGGAATTTATCATAATGCAACCTTTAAAACCcatgatttaaaatgtgaaGTGGAAAATAATACACCGTGACATTGAAAGCAGCTTCTTTACACTTTTGCAAAGGCAACATATGAATATGAAGATTGTGCCTCTTAACTACAGACAGGTACATACttgaatttttattaaatgatggTAGTGTTCATGGATCTTCATTGACATTGACAAAGAGTTATGTACACTTCATACAATGCCAAAACGGTACTGTTTAGACAGTTGGGAATTCAATGCCTAACTATGCCACCTGCCACTGTTGGGAACTTAATCCCACTCTGCCTCTAACTCCCTAACCAGCTGGTATATAATAAGAACATTATTCCAGCACTTTAATGTACACTgggtatagaaaaaaaaatcacccccttaaaataatcacattttgttacTTTGTAGCCAGaactttttgttttatccagctgtatttatCCAGGGCAACATTTACAGTAACTTTAAAGTAAAAGATATAACACCAACATATAAGAAACAGATTTATTGATATGGAATAATGGCACACAAAAGGGTTCGATCTTGGCCCTATAAATATTTGCAAACTCTTCTGTGCAGAACTGCTCGGGTTGACTTAAATTTGACGGTGACCATTCATGGACTGCAGTCTTAAAACCATTCTACAGATTTTCAATAAAGTTTAAGGCAGGGCTCTGACTAGTCCATGCATGGACATTCACCTTGTTCTTCAACAACTGTGTGGTCATTTTTTTGCTGAATGCTTTGGTTacttgtcatgttggaagacaaACCTTCTTCTCATTGATAACTTTTTGGCAGAAGGAAATGGATTTTGCTTAAGAATTTGATTGTATTTTGCCCCAtccattttttccttttatctcgACAAGTTCTCTAGTCCCTGCTGCAGAGAAACATCCCATAACATGATATTGCCACATCCATGCTTAACTGTAAGAATGTGTTATTTGGATGGTGAGCTGTATTTGATTCCTGCCAGAAATATCATTTAGTGTTTTTTGCCAAATAGTTTAATTTCTGTCTTATTTGATCACCTGTGTTTTTGCAAAGCTCAGTCATGACTGCATGTGGCCTTTCTTGAGAAAAGCTTTCACTTCCGTAAAAGGTACATTTGTAGAGAATTTTTGTTGAAAATATTgttgtcacatgcacacaatgagcacttactcactcactcatcatctataccgcattatcctgtatacaggatttcaaattcaaattcaaattttatttgtcacgtacacagtcatacatagtacgatatgcagtgaaatgctttatcgatcaccagtgaccttaaaataaaagcttaaacataagaaataaatatgaataaaggtaatacggtagaaaataaagttacctggtaaaatatactgtacaagtaaagataaagatatattgcagtaaaagaaatattgcagaaaaattaaattaactagtaaaatatactgtgcaagtaaaataaaataaaaatatactgtacaaataagaacaaaatatgtataatatagaaataaaatctgTCCATATAAGTCATGTAaaaatggtgtgcaaatatgcatcaagggacttcttaaagtgtcttattattaaagtgatttgtgcagttgtccataatgaaagtatacgtatatagtgcaaaaagtgtgcatgaatgtgtccatagtggccatgaatgcccagtcagtgttggattGCAAGGGCCTGGAGactatgccaggagacttaaggcgaGGGTTgtagtacaccctggatggggtgccgaTCCATCATACATCTACTCacttgctcattcacacactactgacaatttgggaatgccaattagcttaatctgtttgtctttgaactgtgggaagaaatccaccaagcactaagagaacatgcaaactccatgcacacagacctgaggtgggactcAAACCCAAATCCTGGAGGTGTGTCACTCTGCCGTCAGTACAATGGCCACTCTTTGTCATAAAttcctgcaactgcttcagagttCCTGTAGGCCTCTTGGTACAGTAGCTTCTCTGACCTGTTTCCTCCTGGATTTTTCATCTAGTTTGGAGCAAGTGTTAAACCAAATACCTTCCATTTCTTAAGAATAGACATCACCGTGCTTTTAGGCAATGATTAAgcctttaatttttatttttttcgtaTTTATATCCTGATAAAGATCTTTTGCCAGTGCCTTGCCACCGGTACTTGATTGTTGCTTCAGATGCAATACCAGGGACTGAAATAGTGTGCCATTGAGAAAGTGTTTAGCTTCACCTAATTAAGTTTTCTTTCacttggatgttaaaagttgcaGTAAGTATATGCAGCTgggtaaaacaaaaactgtgtctgtcttcatttcagGCAGCAAAGCagcaaaatgtgattattttaaggGGGAGGGATTCTTTTTTATAcccactgtatatgtgacaaataaagcaTTCAAATATAACCgtatgcactgtatatacaggtaTCTGGTTATTACAACATGTTAGAAATACAAAGGTACACCAATAAAAGGATTTCTataaaaactttattacaaTGGCATGGAGAAATGTTGTGCTGGATTTTGCCCATTTAAAGTCCAAACACCTCATaaaattctgacaaaaaaataaataattgtagtTAAGATAAGTGTGACTAGTCTAATAAGTGTGGACTGATAAGCTAATAGCATGTTCCATACTTTGGCATATTGCAATAACAGaatatcagtgatattattttatttcagctataTGTAGATGGGGAAAAATGACAATGGACCATAGAAAACCTTCTTATTGCTGCCATCTTGTGGTGAAGAGTGTGAACttgagtatttaaataaaatttttctgttctgttttatctttatttcaCCAAGGTCTCGagctgagacttttttttttttctctttttttttacaagagagACCTGGTAGtggttataataaattaaacataaaaatcattGCATATGATAtacatagaagaagaagaatttacTTATGAACCATAAGTAAATACAATAATGTATCTTATATGCTGTGACCATTATACGGAAATGCTTTAGGAACATCACTAAAAGCTTTTTTctagtgaagcatttacagaaaaaaatgttactGAGATTTTTctagtaaattaaaaaaaaaactgttctgcTAAGACTCCTTCAAGCAGCTCTATATGGAGGGGTTAAAGGGTGAATTTTTAATGCTCAGGGTGACATTCTTGGGTTACATTATTGGGCTTGAGGGGGTACTTGTGGACCTCAACAACGTTTTTGACCAGGTAATGAACTGGCCATAATGAATTATAACATTAGAAACAGCTTCTTACACTTAAATTGGCTCTGGGTAAACGGCAGCATTGACTGGAAGGAACCCTTCTTTCGTTCATTATATTTACCAACACATCAAGACTGCAAGAGATGGATTCACAGAAAGCACTTGTAAACACACCAAAGACTGTATTCTGTCtgattcatatacagtattataaaagCTCTAAACTGGGTCCTGTAGATGAGGGTTCCCAGTCAGTGCCAAGTGGGGAAAATTTTGTGCCTTTTATGGGCCATAACTCTCCAGCCATGAGGCACCCCGGCACTCAGAACCCCACAAGAAATACAAGGAAACTTCTGGTTGTCAAACATGCTTTAAGGGCATCCATACATTGTTTAGGGAGAATCTACATACTAACGCATTGAAAAGTATATAATCTGTGTTTTTATACTAGTTCCAGGCTTTTTGATTATTTATAGTCTTTCTGGTTCTATACTGGTTTTCTTTACTTGCTCTCTGTCTGCACTTTGACCTTAATTGTGATCATCTTGACTGCTACAGTAAATGAAACCTTTACATGCTGTACACTGcctggtccaaaaaaaaaaaaaaaaaacatgctcagGGTAAAATGTGGTCCGTTGGAGCAGTAGCATGAAGTTCGCACACAAAAATAGATTGGACAACTTAATTAGGAAAAGGGGGCTGTTTAAACTCCACTCACTGTTAGACAATACTACTCACCCACACAGTGTGCTGTCTAATCAAAGGAGCACATTCTGCCAGATTCTGATCACTGgcagttattttttaaagttaattacaAATTAAGAGGAAACAGTCTCCAAAACActccaatacaaaaaaaataaaaatcacaaataaaatattccgggggaataaataaataaataaataaataaataaataaatgtggccttgcatctccagaCTTTTGTTTCAATTCCGGGGTccgtgtacatggagtttgcatgttctccccctgcttggtgggtttcctcctggtgctccggtttcctcctacagtccaaagacatacaggttTAGCTA
Coding sequences within:
- the LOC128528250 gene encoding ribonuclease P protein subunit p25-like protein yields the protein MDLSITHDEHLPFPGETTTAHHTSAPPALPSHSPILKQGLAAGFKRVCRTDEDSPSPFPGLLPGILEMRVKEGSKIRNLMGFAMARMQCEEGGSKQVGLRQVVFTGSGRAVTKTITCVEIMKRKVGGLHQLTKLCYKGVREVWESQEGGSAKMTVHRTVPSISILLSKDPLNPLEPGYQPPEMQSALWEERQDSDAVCVDAGKRQFDYTVTQSETQPKRFCHQGGISIN